Proteins encoded within one genomic window of Pigmentiphaga sp. H8:
- a CDS encoding succinate dehydrogenase assembly factor 2 produces MPEFSLHDRTRLRWRARRGLLENDLILTRFLDAYESRLTDADVAELTRLLELSDNELMDYLLARKEPEGDLATPAMRDLLKRLRSV; encoded by the coding sequence GTGCCGGAGTTTTCCCTGCATGACCGGACGCGCCTGCGTTGGCGCGCCCGGCGCGGACTGCTCGAGAACGACCTGATACTGACGCGTTTCCTGGACGCGTACGAATCCCGGCTTACCGACGCCGACGTGGCGGAGTTGACCCGGTTGCTCGAGCTGTCCGACAACGAGCTGATGGACTATCTGTTGGCTCGCAAGGAACCCGAGGGAGACCTTGCTACGCCAGCCATGCGGGACTTGCTGAAGCGGCTGCGCTCGGTGTGA
- the gltA gene encoding citrate synthase: MKLSDKKATLTFSDGSQGAEFPVYEGTIGPSVVDIRKLYAQTGMFTLDPGFMSTAACSSSITYIDGDKGELLYRGYPIEQLAVKCDFLETSYLILNGELPNAKQKADFDHLVTHHTMVNEQLQFFLRGFRRDAHPMAVLTGLVGALSAFYHDSIDITQPKHREISAIRLIAKMPTLVAMAYKYSVGQPYVYPKNDLSYTGNFLRMMFATPCEEYQVNPVIERALDRIFILHADHEQNASTSTVRLCGSSGTNPFAAIAAGVACLWGPAHGGANEAALQMLEDLLAAGGVDKLGEFVAKVKDKDSGVRLMGFGHRVYKNYDPRAKLMQETCREVLEAMGLQDDPLFKLAMALEKIALEDDYFVQRKLYPNVDFYSGIVQRAIGIPTQLFTAIFALARTVGWIAQWDEMISDPDYKIGRPRQLFTGSPARDVPDLGKR, translated from the coding sequence ATGAAACTGTCCGACAAGAAAGCGACCCTGACGTTCTCCGATGGGAGCCAGGGTGCCGAGTTTCCGGTTTATGAAGGCACGATCGGCCCGTCGGTCGTGGATATCCGCAAGCTGTACGCGCAAACCGGGATGTTCACTCTCGATCCTGGTTTCATGTCGACGGCCGCTTGCTCGTCCAGCATCACCTACATCGACGGCGACAAGGGCGAACTGCTGTACCGCGGCTATCCGATCGAGCAACTGGCGGTCAAGTGCGACTTCCTGGAAACCAGCTACCTGATCCTGAACGGCGAACTGCCCAACGCCAAGCAGAAGGCTGACTTCGACCATCTCGTGACCCATCACACCATGGTCAACGAGCAGCTGCAGTTCTTCCTGCGCGGCTTCCGCCGCGACGCCCACCCGATGGCCGTGCTGACCGGCCTGGTGGGCGCGCTGTCGGCGTTCTACCATGACTCGATCGACATCACCCAGCCCAAGCACCGCGAGATCTCGGCCATCCGCCTGATCGCCAAGATGCCCACGCTGGTCGCCATGGCCTACAAGTACTCGGTCGGCCAGCCCTACGTCTATCCGAAGAACGACCTGTCCTACACCGGCAACTTCCTGCGCATGATGTTCGCCACGCCGTGCGAGGAATACCAGGTGAACCCGGTCATCGAGCGCGCGCTCGACCGCATCTTCATCCTGCACGCCGACCACGAGCAGAACGCCTCGACCTCGACCGTGCGCCTGTGCGGTTCGTCGGGCACCAACCCGTTCGCGGCCATCGCGGCGGGCGTGGCTTGCCTGTGGGGCCCGGCCCACGGCGGCGCCAACGAAGCGGCGCTGCAGATGCTGGAAGACCTGCTGGCCGCCGGCGGCGTCGACAAGCTGGGCGAGTTCGTCGCCAAGGTCAAGGACAAGGATTCGGGCGTGCGCCTGATGGGCTTCGGCCACCGCGTCTACAAGAACTACGACCCCCGCGCCAAGCTGATGCAGGAAACCTGCCGCGAAGTGCTGGAAGCCATGGGCCTGCAGGACGATCCGCTGTTCAAGCTGGCCATGGCCCTGGAAAAGATCGCCCTGGAAGACGACTACTTCGTCCAGCGCAAGCTGTACCCGAACGTCGACTTCTACTCGGGTATCGTCCAGCGCGCCATCGGCATCCCGACCCAGCTGTTCACGGCCATCTTCGCGCTGGCCCGCACCGTGGGCTGGATCGCGCAGTGGGACGAAATGATCTCCGATCCCGACTACAAGATCGGCCGTCCCCGCCAGCTGTTCACCGGCTCGCCCGCGCGCGACGTGCCGGACCTGGGCAAGCGTTGA
- a CDS encoding succinate dehydrogenase iron-sulfur subunit, protein MSAKRVVKFEIYRYDPDKDQRPYMQKLEVELGPNDKMLLDALVRIKNDVDDSLSFRRSCREGVCGSDAMNINGKNGLSCTTNLLDLKQPIVLKPLPGLPVIRDLIVDMTHFFNQYHSVKPFLINDTPPPEKERLQSPEAREELDGLYECILCACCSTSCPSFWWNPDKFVGPAGLLQAYRFLADSRDEATGERLDNLEDPYRLFRCHTIMNCVDVCPKGLNPTRAIGKIKEMMARRAI, encoded by the coding sequence ATGAGTGCTAAACGTGTTGTGAAGTTCGAGATCTACCGCTACGACCCCGACAAGGACCAGCGTCCCTACATGCAGAAGCTCGAGGTCGAGCTGGGTCCCAACGACAAGATGCTGCTTGACGCGCTGGTGCGCATCAAGAACGACGTCGACGACAGCCTGTCCTTCCGCCGCTCGTGCCGCGAGGGCGTGTGCGGGTCCGACGCCATGAACATCAACGGCAAGAACGGCCTGTCGTGCACGACCAACCTGCTCGACCTGAAGCAGCCCATCGTGCTCAAGCCGCTGCCCGGCCTGCCGGTCATCCGCGACCTGATCGTGGACATGACCCACTTCTTCAACCAGTACCACTCGGTCAAGCCGTTCCTGATCAACGACACGCCGCCGCCCGAGAAGGAGCGCCTGCAGTCGCCCGAGGCCCGCGAAGAGCTGGACGGCCTGTATGAGTGTATTCTGTGTGCTTGCTGCTCGACGTCGTGCCCGTCGTTCTGGTGGAACCCCGACAAGTTCGTGGGCCCGGCCGGGCTGCTGCAGGCATACCGCTTCCTCGCGGACAGCCGCGACGAAGCGACCGGGGAACGTTTGGATAACCTCGAGGATCCATACCGTTTGTTCCGTTGCCACACCATCATGAACTGCGTCGATGTCTGTCCCAAGGGGCTGAACCCCACCCGGGCAATAGGCAAGATCAAGGAAATGATGGCCCGGCGGGCGATCTGA